Proteins found in one Sorghum bicolor cultivar BTx623 chromosome 1, Sorghum_bicolor_NCBIv3, whole genome shotgun sequence genomic segment:
- the LOC8155631 gene encoding transcription factor bHLH96, whose product MALLDAVVHPSQPQGHLGYGHRDYCSYGAPFFWSDATGHGDNHVPYAGDWDPFLLASLVHNAEESGKVVGSSKASPEREVALSSAIEPPSSPVMTTTAKRKRRRANKVVKNEEEMESQRMTHIAVERNRRRQMNEYLAVLRSLMPPSYGQRGDQASIVGGAINYVRELEQLLQSLEVHRSLQEHSSNSKSCNPFAAFFSFPQYSSATSSSHSGAGNHTIKVSAGSSRSPSSSVVTADIEASMVDGHASVKVQAPRRPRQLLRLAAGLQQLGLTTLHLNVSTAGTMVMYAFSLKVEVDCKLGSVEEIAAAVHEILGRIQDEAGFS is encoded by the exons ATGGCATTGCTGGATGCCGTGGTGCATCCGTCCCAACCCCAAGGCCATTTAGGCTACGGGCACAGGGACTACTGCTCCTACGGGGCTCCTTTTTTTTGGTCAGATGCGACTGGCCATGGCGATAACCATgtgccgtacgccggcgactgGGACCCCTTCCTGCTCGCTTCCCTCGTGCACAATGCCGAGGAGTCGGGGAAGGTGGTGGGCTCCTCCAAGGCCTCGCCGGAGCGCGAAGTCGCGCTGTCGTCGGCCATTGAGCCGCCGTCATCGCCGGTCATGACGACGACAGCCAAGAGAAAGAGGAGACGGGCTAATAAGGTCGTCAAGAAcgaggaggagatggagagCCAGCGGATGACTCACATTGCCGTTGAGCGGAACCGCCGCCGGCAGATGAACGAGTACCTCGCCGTGCTCCGCTCCCTCATGCCACCGTCCTATGGGCAAAGG GGCGATCAAGCCTCTATTGTTGGGGGAGCAATCAACTACGTGAGGGAGCTTGAGCAGCTGCTCCAATCCCTTGAGGTGCATAGGAGCCTACAGGAgcacagcagcaacagcaaatcGTGCAATCCCTTTGCTGCCTTCTTCAGCTTTCCACAGTACTCctccgctacctcttcttcccACAGCGGCGCCGGCAACCACACCATCAAGGTGTCCGCCGGGAGCTCTCGGTCACCGTCGTCGTCAGTCGTCACCGCCGACATTGAGGCAAGCATGGTGGATGGACACGCCAGCGTCAAGGTTCAGGCCCCGCGGCGGCCAAGGCAGTTGCTGAGGCTGGCGGCCGGCCTCCAGCAGCTCGGCCTCACGACCTTGCATCTCAACGTCAGCACGGCTGGTACCATGGTCATGTACGCCTTCAGCCTCAAG GTTGAGGTTGATTGCAAGCTCGGCTCTGTGGAGGAGATTGCAGCTGCAGTGCATGAGATCCTGGGGAGGATTCAGGATGAGGCTGGCTTTAGCTAG